The following are encoded together in the Flavihumibacter fluvii genome:
- a CDS encoding carboxymuconolactone decarboxylase family protein, whose amino-acid sequence MAYINVEEGIPGIRSLVLFRPETGKPLYDLAQVLLRGPSPLSEAERELIAAYVSHRNDCAFCRDSHAAASRCLFGDEKSLVDEVLQDMERSGISEKMKALLTIAGKVQILGNAVQENEIAMARELGATDLEIHDTVLIAATFSMFNRYVDGLASWTPDDPAVYAEMGARMAEKGYVPPQPKSI is encoded by the coding sequence ATGGCGTATATCAATGTTGAAGAAGGGATACCTGGCATCAGGAGCCTCGTGCTGTTCAGGCCGGAAACAGGAAAGCCCTTATATGACCTGGCACAGGTATTATTAAGGGGACCGTCCCCGCTATCTGAAGCGGAAAGGGAACTTATTGCAGCATATGTATCACACCGTAACGACTGTGCCTTTTGCAGGGATAGTCACGCTGCTGCCTCCAGGTGCCTCTTTGGCGATGAAAAATCCCTGGTGGATGAAGTGTTGCAGGATATGGAAAGATCCGGTATTTCTGAAAAAATGAAAGCACTTTTAACCATTGCTGGCAAGGTGCAGATCCTGGGAAATGCGGTGCAGGAAAATGAGATCGCTATGGCCAGGGAACTCGGCGCCACTGATCTTGAAATCCACGATACTGTTTTGATCGCAGCAACTTTCTCTATGTTCAACCGCTATGTGGATGGCCTTGCCAGCTGGACACCGGATGATCCGGCAGTCTATGCCGAAATGGGCGCCAGGATGGCCGAAAAGGGCTATGTACCACCGCAACCCAAATCAATTTAA
- a CDS encoding Gfo/Idh/MocA family protein → MSTTKVIRWGIIGAGRIARVFVKDFPFVQNAQLIAIASRDKAKAAGFAAEYNIPQALDYEELYNSPDIDAVYIATTHNAHFEQALACIKHGKGVLCEKPITVHPRELEILVSAAAEYKVFLMEALWSCFMPSLAKAREWISSGRIGSLKIIQADFSYPAVKNDEARSFNPKLGGGALLDIGIYPIAVCSRFTDGKPKQVKAHGVLAHTGVDETVGLLLDYGPVTAILTASIATRMSNTFFLYGETGSIEMKEFWKTKICRLYDAEHNLLETYEDGREQHGFAYQVQDATDAMLAGKLQSAVIPWSSSLEWQETMMEVRRQINMHLPNDEGYQ, encoded by the coding sequence ATGTCAACAACAAAAGTTATCAGGTGGGGGATCATCGGTGCCGGCCGGATCGCAAGGGTATTTGTAAAAGACTTTCCCTTCGTGCAGAATGCCCAACTTATTGCCATTGCTTCCCGCGATAAAGCTAAAGCCGCCGGATTTGCTGCTGAATATAATATTCCCCAGGCCCTCGATTACGAGGAATTGTATAACAGTCCGGATATTGATGCCGTATATATTGCCACTACCCATAATGCCCATTTTGAACAGGCACTGGCCTGCATCAAACATGGCAAAGGTGTGCTCTGCGAAAAACCGATCACGGTACATCCACGGGAACTGGAAATCCTGGTCAGTGCAGCTGCTGAATATAAAGTTTTTTTAATGGAAGCGCTTTGGTCCTGCTTCATGCCATCCCTGGCAAAAGCAAGGGAATGGATCAGTTCGGGCCGGATCGGTTCACTCAAAATTATACAGGCCGATTTCTCTTACCCCGCCGTGAAAAATGATGAAGCGCGCTCGTTCAATCCAAAGCTTGGCGGAGGGGCCTTACTGGATATAGGCATATATCCCATCGCTGTATGTTCCCGCTTTACTGATGGAAAACCTAAGCAGGTTAAAGCCCATGGTGTACTGGCGCACACGGGTGTTGATGAAACGGTTGGGTTGTTACTGGATTACGGTCCTGTTACAGCGATCTTAACCGCATCTATCGCGACCAGGATGAGCAATACTTTTTTCCTTTATGGCGAAACGGGGAGTATTGAAATGAAGGAATTCTGGAAGACAAAAATTTGCCGACTGTATGATGCAGAACATAACCTGCTGGAAACCTACGAAGATGGCCGGGAGCAACACGGGTTCGCTTACCAGGTGCAGGATGCTACCGATGCCATGCTGGCCGGGAAACTGCAAAGTGCGGTCATTCCCTGGTCCAGCAGCCTGGAATGGCAGGAGACAATGATGGAAGTTCGCCGGCAGATCAATATGCATTTGCCCAATGATGAGGGCTATCAGTAA
- a CDS encoding SusC/RagA family TonB-linked outer membrane protein — protein sequence MRQLILFAVALLTILCLPDRLLAQERVITGRVTDLNKNPLTPVNISVLKTSIVTTTDNDGRFTLTVNGDVSLLISYTGYKSQTLNVNSTTTDLEIKLQEDVSRLEEVVVTGLATSVKRRNLANSIATISSKQLQGTAPAQTFDAALNGKIPGAYINANTGAPGGGISVKLRGVTSIFGNTQPLYVVDGVFMDNTATSAGLNAVTSAATGGNASTQDNPSSRIADLRGEDIENIEILKGASAAAIYGSKAAAGVIIITTKRGKQGRTKISFAQDLGFVQVRKLLGTRQLNEQNVQAQGWDVEEYKAAAAAGKIYNYEKEMYGETGFTRNSVLSMNGGSDKTSFYFSAATKNEEGIIARTGYANSSFRLNVDHRITDNIKIGISTNYVNSSADRGLTGNDNNGVTYGIALSSTPSFTELHPDANGNYPRNRYAASNPLETRDKMTNNEAVNRFVTGINLDAVLLKRAKSITRFIGRGGFDFYNLNTNALFPSSLQFQTVNKGTSIQGFTKNLNTNYILSLVNNYTPSEKLTLTTSAGITQETGDYNNLLNVATQVISGQSNVDQAGALTAQQFRTKVQDNGVFIQEEASIIDAITLTAGLRFDRSTNNGDPEKFYTYPKAGVSWNLTRMSFWKGSFFENVKVRAAYGEAGNSPAYGSKFTAMPVSNITGLPGSVVSIQQGQKDIKPERQTELEAGIDFSIFKGRLSMEFSYYNKKVYDFLLQNTLPSSSGFTTQWVNAGDLRNSGIEIGLNAQPVVTKNVKWTSSVNFWFNRSEVTRLDIPPVQLGSFGVALGTFQIEQGKSATQIIGLTDEAGYNPPIKVWGDQEPRFQMNSFNEITFKNKLSFRFLVHWKYKGDNVNLTNLLNDLGGTSVDFDNDDNKNGTPDGLDRIMKIGSTAVEFVQNSGYLRFREIGMYYTFNQLPVKALKAIRVGVSLNNYITITNYAGYDPEVSNFGTGFSTGIDVDPFPASKRAMFHIAFDF from the coding sequence ATGAGACAGCTGATTTTGTTTGCAGTGGCACTGCTGACTATTTTATGTTTACCCGACCGGTTGCTTGCCCAGGAAAGGGTGATTACCGGAAGAGTAACTGACCTGAACAAAAACCCTTTGACTCCCGTAAATATTTCTGTGCTGAAAACATCAATTGTTACCACTACTGATAATGATGGGCGTTTTACATTGACAGTTAATGGTGATGTGAGCCTGTTGATCAGTTATACCGGGTATAAATCACAAACCCTCAATGTGAACAGCACTACAACGGACCTGGAGATCAAACTCCAGGAAGACGTTTCCAGGTTGGAAGAAGTGGTGGTAACCGGATTGGCCACCAGTGTTAAAAGAAGGAACCTGGCCAACTCTATTGCGACAATTTCCAGTAAGCAATTGCAGGGGACAGCACCAGCACAAACCTTTGATGCTGCCCTGAACGGAAAAATCCCCGGTGCTTATATCAATGCGAATACCGGTGCCCCGGGTGGCGGTATTTCCGTGAAATTGCGCGGTGTTACGTCCATCTTTGGTAACACCCAACCCTTGTATGTAGTGGATGGCGTTTTCATGGATAATACAGCCACTTCAGCCGGTTTAAATGCGGTGACCTCTGCTGCTACGGGCGGTAATGCATCCACCCAGGATAACCCCTCCAGCAGGATCGCAGACCTGAGGGGAGAGGATATTGAAAATATTGAAATTTTGAAAGGAGCCTCTGCGGCAGCGATCTATGGCTCTAAAGCCGCCGCCGGGGTGATTATAATCACCACCAAACGGGGTAAACAGGGCAGGACTAAAATCAGCTTTGCCCAGGACCTGGGTTTTGTACAGGTCCGCAAATTATTGGGCACCCGTCAACTGAACGAACAAAACGTGCAGGCCCAGGGCTGGGATGTGGAAGAATATAAAGCAGCCGCTGCTGCCGGGAAAATATATAATTACGAAAAGGAAATGTATGGCGAAACCGGGTTCACCAGGAACAGTGTATTAAGTATGAACGGCGGCTCTGATAAGACCAGTTTTTATTTTTCAGCCGCAACAAAAAATGAAGAAGGTATTATTGCCCGCACTGGTTACGCAAATAGCAGCTTCCGCCTGAACGTAGACCATCGCATCACTGATAATATCAAGATCGGGATCAGTACGAATTACGTGAACTCCAGTGCTGACCGTGGTTTGACAGGAAATGACAACAATGGTGTTACCTATGGCATAGCCTTATCGTCCACGCCCAGCTTTACTGAATTGCATCCTGATGCAAATGGTAATTATCCAAGGAACCGGTATGCAGCATCCAACCCGCTTGAGACCCGCGACAAAATGACGAATAATGAAGCCGTAAATCGTTTTGTAACCGGTATTAACCTTGATGCAGTCTTATTGAAAAGGGCGAAGTCCATCACAAGGTTTATTGGAAGAGGTGGATTTGATTTTTACAACCTGAATACCAACGCACTGTTCCCGAGCTCATTGCAGTTCCAGACGGTCAACAAAGGAACTTCCATCCAGGGGTTTACCAAAAACCTGAACACCAATTATATCCTGTCCCTGGTGAATAACTACACACCTTCTGAAAAATTAACACTAACAACCTCTGCCGGCATAACCCAGGAAACCGGTGACTATAATAACCTGCTGAATGTTGCCACGCAAGTGATCTCGGGCCAGTCAAACGTTGACCAGGCCGGCGCTTTAACAGCCCAGCAATTCAGGACGAAAGTGCAGGATAATGGTGTGTTCATCCAGGAAGAGGCCAGTATTATCGACGCCATCACTTTAACAGCCGGCCTGCGTTTTGACCGTTCCACCAATAATGGGGATCCTGAAAAATTCTATACATATCCTAAGGCCGGCGTTTCCTGGAACCTTACACGGATGAGTTTCTGGAAGGGTAGTTTCTTTGAAAACGTCAAAGTACGGGCTGCATACGGCGAGGCAGGTAACTCCCCGGCTTATGGCAGTAAGTTTACAGCGATGCCGGTATCTAATATAACCGGGTTACCGGGTTCTGTTGTAAGCATTCAACAGGGACAAAAAGATATCAAACCCGAACGCCAGACCGAACTCGAAGCAGGTATTGACTTCAGTATTTTCAAAGGTCGGTTGAGCATGGAGTTTAGTTATTATAACAAGAAAGTCTATGACTTCCTGTTGCAGAATACACTGCCCTCTTCATCCGGGTTTACCACACAATGGGTGAATGCCGGTGACCTGAGGAACAGTGGAATTGAGATCGGATTAAATGCCCAGCCTGTTGTGACGAAAAATGTGAAGTGGACCAGCTCTGTCAATTTCTGGTTCAACCGTTCTGAAGTGACCAGGCTGGATATTCCACCCGTACAACTGGGTTCCTTTGGTGTAGCCCTGGGAACATTCCAGATTGAACAAGGAAAATCAGCCACCCAGATCATTGGCCTTACCGATGAAGCCGGATACAATCCACCAATTAAAGTATGGGGTGACCAGGAGCCTAGATTCCAGATGAACAGTTTCAATGAAATTACATTTAAGAACAAGCTCAGTTTCCGTTTCCTGGTGCATTGGAAATATAAAGGGGATAACGTTAACCTCACCAACCTCCTGAATGACCTGGGGGGTACAAGCGTTGATTTTGATAATGATGATAATAAAAACGGCACACCGGACGGCCTCGACAGGATCATGAAGATCGGTTCTACAGCGGTTGAGTTTGTGCAGAATTCTGGTTACCTGAGGTTCCGGGAAATCGGCATGTATTATACCTTCAACCAGTTGCCTGTAAAGGCACTGAAAGCAATCAGGGTGGGCGTTTCATTGAACAACTACATCACCATTACCAACTATGCGGGATATGATCCGGAAGTATCCAATTTCGGAACCGGCTTCTCAACAGGTATTGATGTTGATCCGTTCCCGGCTTCTAAACGTGCCATGTTCCATATTGCGTTTGATTTCTAA
- a CDS encoding cold-shock protein yields MAKSQETFGKKEKEKKRSKQRQDKAEKMEERKANAKKGKTLEEMMAYIDENGNISSTPPDPKRMKTFRAEEMQIGVPKQLPGEPEDLIRTGVVSFFNETKGFGFIKDLQTQESVFVHVNQLTERINENDKVNFEVQMGPKGPSATNVRKAPKVEVPKVEVPKPEAPKAEPPAAE; encoded by the coding sequence ATGGCTAAATCGCAGGAAACCTTTGGTAAAAAGGAAAAAGAAAAAAAACGTTCTAAGCAGCGGCAAGATAAGGCAGAGAAAATGGAAGAGCGTAAAGCGAATGCTAAGAAAGGCAAAACCCTGGAAGAAATGATGGCTTACATTGATGAAAATGGCAACATTTCATCAACGCCACCAGATCCGAAACGGATGAAAACCTTCAGGGCGGAAGAGATGCAAATTGGTGTGCCAAAGCAATTGCCTGGTGAACCAGAAGACCTGATCCGGACCGGTGTGGTAAGTTTTTTCAATGAGACCAAAGGATTTGGTTTTATTAAAGATTTACAGACCCAGGAAAGTGTTTTCGTGCACGTGAATCAACTCACTGAGCGAATCAATGAAAATGATAAAGTAAATTTCGAAGTACAGATGGGACCTAAAGGCCCAAGTGCAACGAATGTGCGGAAGGCCCCAAAAGTGGAAGTGCCCAAAGTGGAGGTACCTAAACCTGAGGCCCCCAAGGCGGAACCCCCTGCAGCGGAATGA
- a CDS encoding aminotransferase class IV, whose translation MNSSAQFCLINGQLVPIATAAIGVNDLSLQRGYGIFDFFKVVGGKPVFLDDHLERFLFSAKEMRLDKGLTTGLLTGQVQMLLEKNDLPESGVRLTLTGGYSPDGYSLANPNLVVTQTPVTLNRGLPPGIELMTYPFQRQLPRVKTIDYLMAIWLQPTIRQNQANDVLYKSEGVVRECPRANFFIINNKGELQTTREKLLWGITRKKVLEIAGKFLPVAEKDITVADLAQSREAFITSTTKHITPVIAIDGQKIGPGEPGELTRLLSEGLLHQVFADY comes from the coding sequence ATGAACAGTAGCGCGCAATTTTGTTTGATCAACGGACAACTGGTTCCAATAGCAACTGCTGCCATTGGGGTGAATGACCTGTCCCTCCAGAGAGGCTATGGTATTTTTGATTTTTTTAAAGTAGTGGGTGGGAAACCGGTATTCCTGGACGATCACCTGGAACGGTTTTTATTTTCAGCTAAGGAAATGCGATTGGATAAAGGGCTCACAACCGGGCTACTAACGGGGCAGGTACAAATGCTCCTGGAAAAAAATGACCTTCCTGAATCGGGCGTTCGGCTAACCCTCACCGGTGGGTATTCCCCCGATGGTTATTCCCTTGCAAACCCCAATTTAGTGGTCACGCAAACGCCTGTCACACTCAACCGCGGTTTGCCGCCAGGAATAGAACTAATGACCTATCCCTTTCAGCGCCAGCTGCCCAGGGTGAAAACCATTGATTACCTGATGGCGATCTGGTTGCAACCCACCATCCGGCAAAACCAGGCAAATGATGTATTGTATAAATCAGAAGGCGTAGTGCGGGAATGCCCGCGTGCCAATTTTTTCATCATCAACAATAAGGGTGAATTGCAAACCACCCGGGAAAAATTACTCTGGGGCATCACCCGGAAAAAAGTGTTGGAGATAGCCGGTAAATTTTTGCCGGTGGCAGAAAAAGATATCACGGTAGCCGACCTGGCACAGTCCCGGGAAGCCTTCATTACCAGTACGACCAAACACATCACCCCTGTAATCGCAATTGATGGCCAAAAGATAGGGCCGGGTGAACCAGGTGAACTTACCCGGTTGCTCAGTGAAGGATTATTACACCAGGTGTTTGCCGATTACTGA
- a CDS encoding MFS transporter, translating into MNPIQKERITAYHWALFAICFFGTAFAGTVSTLMSVYLPVAVKDLLGDTSSEDMNYISAYINAVFVFGGAFGGFFAGWLSDRAGRKSGVIFSIACYGLFTILTGYMETWWGVVICRFFSGFGLGAVLVTTNILMMEVWPEKSRAIFVGILTISIPVGIFSAGVIDYFVSSWRQGFMIGYIPVAIALLSVWVLRESDKWKFHRADILGKPTSTENIFSLPHRWDLVVGSIIFGTMLIGLWAIFSWLPTWIQSLIVTGDGQKERGLSMMMLGMGGLTGGFLSGWITNAIGLRKSMVLSFAVCALASFVLFKTNAVFSPVIYAEILVLALFFGISQGVLSVYIPNLFPVRIRGTATGFCFNIGRIFTATAVLFVGVLVHALGGYSNSLFTFSLVFLLGLGVTLFAKEDASTVSKKFTNHPLNVQ; encoded by the coding sequence ATGAACCCGATCCAAAAGGAACGCATTACGGCCTATCATTGGGCCCTCTTTGCGATTTGTTTTTTTGGGACCGCATTTGCCGGAACCGTATCCACCCTGATGAGCGTTTACCTGCCTGTTGCAGTGAAGGACCTGTTGGGCGACACCAGTAGTGAAGACATGAATTACATCAGTGCTTACATCAATGCTGTATTCGTTTTCGGTGGCGCTTTTGGTGGCTTCTTTGCCGGCTGGTTGAGTGACCGCGCGGGAAGGAAATCAGGCGTGATCTTTTCGATTGCCTGTTACGGTCTCTTCACCATTTTAACTGGTTATATGGAAACCTGGTGGGGTGTGGTCATCTGCCGCTTCTTCAGTGGATTCGGCCTGGGTGCGGTCCTGGTGACCACCAATATCTTAATGATGGAAGTGTGGCCGGAAAAAAGCCGGGCAATATTCGTGGGTATCCTGACGATCTCCATCCCGGTGGGTATTTTTTCGGCCGGCGTCATCGATTATTTTGTCTCTTCCTGGCGCCAGGGTTTCATGATCGGGTATATTCCGGTTGCCATTGCCCTGCTATCAGTTTGGGTGCTGCGTGAATCGGATAAATGGAAATTTCACAGGGCAGATATCCTTGGGAAACCTACCTCTACAGAGAATATATTTTCCCTTCCACACCGGTGGGACCTGGTAGTGGGTTCCATCATTTTCGGCACCATGTTAATCGGCCTTTGGGCGATATTCTCCTGGTTGCCGACCTGGATCCAAAGCCTCATTGTTACCGGCGATGGCCAGAAAGAGCGCGGACTGAGCATGATGATGCTGGGAATGGGCGGATTAACCGGCGGCTTTCTTTCGGGATGGATTACCAATGCGATCGGATTGAGAAAGTCAATGGTACTTTCCTTTGCCGTATGTGCGCTTGCTTCCTTCGTATTATTTAAAACAAATGCGGTTTTCTCCCCGGTTATTTATGCGGAGATCCTTGTCCTGGCGCTGTTCTTCGGGATAAGCCAGGGTGTTTTATCGGTGTATATTCCCAACCTGTTCCCGGTCCGGATCCGGGGAACTGCCACCGGGTTTTGCTTTAACATCGGCCGGATTTTCACGGCTACTGCTGTATTGTTTGTAGGTGTGCTGGTGCATGCCTTAGGTGGTTACAGTAATTCGCTCTTCACTTTTTCGCTCGTATTCCTGCTCGGTTTAGGGGTAACCCTTTTTGCAAAGGAAGATGCCAGCACTGTTTCAAAAAAATTCACTAATCATCCACTTAACGTTCAATAA
- a CDS encoding carboxymuconolactone decarboxylase family protein, translated as MDNTLTREDIAPIREPYITLNNDFPGIRGLMAFRPDTAAALGELANALLRDSEGLSMAERELIATHVSYLNDCFYCHHSHGEIACIYLDGDRELVNQVRTDYQQAGISEKLKALLGIAAKVQQSGKAVTREDVDKARLAGATDRDIHDTVLIAAAFCLFNRYVDGLSARVPSDMSSYPLRAQQIADNGYGNHILTTRQPGT; from the coding sequence ATGGACAACACCTTGACCAGGGAAGATATTGCACCCATACGCGAGCCTTATATTACCCTGAATAATGATTTCCCGGGCATACGCGGACTGATGGCATTTCGTCCGGATACGGCAGCCGCTTTGGGGGAATTGGCAAATGCCTTGTTAAGGGATTCCGAAGGCCTGAGCATGGCAGAACGGGAATTGATCGCTACGCATGTATCTTACCTGAATGATTGCTTTTACTGCCACCATTCCCATGGAGAGATCGCCTGCATTTACCTGGATGGTGACCGCGAACTCGTTAACCAGGTAAGGACCGATTACCAACAGGCAGGAATTTCAGAAAAATTGAAAGCCCTCCTCGGCATTGCCGCCAAAGTTCAGCAAAGCGGAAAAGCTGTAACCAGGGAAGATGTCGACAAAGCCAGGTTAGCAGGGGCCACAGACCGTGATATTCACGATACTGTATTGATTGCTGCGGCTTTTTGCCTGTTCAACCGGTATGTTGATGGATTATCCGCCCGGGTGCCATCTGATATGTCTTCTTACCCGCTCCGCGCGCAACAGATTGCCGACAATGGATATGGCAACCACATTTTAACCACACGCCAACCAGGAACCTGA
- a CDS encoding carboxymuconolactone decarboxylase family protein, with product MPYIPLEEHLPGITGLLEYRKDTAAPIRELTQILLRGPSTLTEGERELIATIVSHRNACVFCTTAHTAAANVFLGEESTAELVKHDLHAAPVSPKMKALLAIAAQVQKGGKYVTPEAILEAKENDATDIEIHDTVLIAALFCLYNRYVDGLSTVTPSDPAFYKTLGERLKNNGYNRLPQGYDHLKSTV from the coding sequence ATGCCATACATTCCCCTGGAAGAGCATCTTCCCGGTATTACCGGATTGCTTGAATATAGAAAAGATACGGCTGCCCCTATCCGTGAGTTAACACAAATACTGCTACGCGGACCTTCCACCTTAACGGAAGGGGAACGCGAACTTATCGCCACCATCGTTTCGCATCGCAATGCCTGTGTTTTTTGTACCACGGCACATACTGCTGCTGCCAATGTGTTTTTAGGTGAAGAAAGCACTGCCGAATTGGTTAAACATGACCTGCATGCTGCACCTGTAAGCCCTAAAATGAAAGCCCTGCTGGCCATCGCTGCACAGGTACAAAAAGGCGGAAAATATGTGACCCCCGAAGCCATCCTGGAGGCAAAAGAAAATGATGCCACTGATATTGAAATTCACGACACTGTTTTAATAGCAGCATTATTCTGCCTGTACAACCGGTATGTGGATGGCTTGTCAACGGTGACTCCTTCAGACCCTGCCTTTTATAAAACACTTGGTGAGCGGCTTAAAAATAATGGCTACAACCGCCTGCCGCAGGGTTATGACCATTTAAAATCAACAGTATGA